One window of the Kaistia defluvii genome contains the following:
- a CDS encoding 2OG-Fe(II) oxygenase, whose product MSEVIEAETDDFDTLVGDAAIEALAQDGYVVVDAFFNNGLVEALADELAAMEASGALTHAGVGREAGRRQAAEIRRAAIRWFDGGTGAERRFLDMAERLRIAINRRLFLGLFDFECNFIAYPSGGFYGRHLDSLTGARNRVVSMIVYLDAGWQADYGGTLRLWKSTEADAATVEVVPQAGRVVLMMSEEIPHEVLPSHRPRHAIAGWWRVNASSGQRLDTSR is encoded by the coding sequence GCCATCGAGGCTTTGGCCCAGGATGGTTATGTCGTCGTCGACGCGTTCTTCAACAACGGACTGGTCGAGGCGCTGGCCGACGAACTGGCGGCGATGGAGGCCTCCGGCGCCCTGACCCATGCGGGAGTCGGCCGTGAGGCGGGACGCCGGCAGGCAGCCGAGATCCGGCGCGCCGCGATCCGCTGGTTCGATGGCGGCACGGGTGCGGAGCGCCGCTTTCTCGATATGGCCGAGCGGCTGCGCATCGCGATCAACCGCCGTCTCTTTCTCGGCCTGTTCGATTTCGAGTGCAATTTCATCGCCTATCCGAGCGGCGGCTTCTATGGCCGGCATCTCGACAGCCTGACCGGTGCTCGCAACCGCGTCGTCTCGATGATCGTCTATCTCGATGCCGGCTGGCAGGCCGATTATGGCGGCACGCTGCGGCTCTGGAAATCGACGGAAGCGGACGCGGCGACGGTCGAGGTGGTGCCGCAGGCCGGCCGGGTCGTGCTGATGATGTCGGAAGAAATCCCGCATGAGGTTCTGCCTTCGCATCGGCCGCGCCATGCCATAGCCGGTTGGTGGCGCGTCAATGCTTCCTCCGGACAGCGGCTCGACACGTCGCGCTGA
- a CDS encoding NADH:flavin oxidoreductase/NADH oxidase, whose protein sequence is MTSALFSPITLGEFTLPNRIAVAPMCMYSADDGSASDWHIQHWMNLAISGAGMITFEATGVERRGRISHGCLGLYSDHNEAAMARALAAARRVAVPGAVFGVQLGHAGRKASSQLPWLGGGALTPQQDAWQTVGPSAIPFGPGWPTPIALDEAGIEQIVTAFVDAAKRAERAGLDFVELHGAHGYLLHEFLSPISNQRSDRWGGSLENRMRLIVTVAKAVRAALPQRMFVGVRLSASEWVERDSFHVDEAVEVAKALKAVGVVYICASTGGNAHDAKIPIGPLYQVEFAEKIRAGADIVTRAVGLITTPAEAEGLLRDGRADMVALARAILADPRWPWRAAYELGAEAYAPPQYQRSLTTMKHWVAEPDDA, encoded by the coding sequence ATGACCAGTGCGCTCTTCTCCCCCATCACGCTCGGCGAATTCACCCTGCCAAACCGCATCGCCGTCGCGCCGATGTGCATGTATTCCGCCGATGACGGCTCGGCCAGCGACTGGCATATCCAGCACTGGATGAATCTGGCCATTTCCGGGGCCGGCATGATCACCTTCGAGGCGACCGGCGTCGAGCGGCGCGGGCGTATCTCGCATGGTTGCCTCGGGCTCTATTCCGATCACAACGAGGCGGCGATGGCGCGGGCGCTGGCGGCGGCCCGGCGGGTGGCGGTCCCTGGCGCCGTCTTTGGCGTGCAGCTTGGCCACGCCGGTCGCAAGGCGTCGTCGCAGCTTCCCTGGCTGGGTGGCGGGGCGCTGACCCCCCAGCAGGATGCCTGGCAGACGGTTGGCCCTTCCGCCATTCCCTTCGGCCCCGGCTGGCCGACGCCCATCGCCCTGGACGAGGCCGGCATCGAGCAGATCGTCACGGCTTTCGTCGACGCGGCCAAGCGGGCGGAGCGGGCAGGGCTCGACTTCGTCGAACTGCATGGCGCGCATGGCTATCTGCTGCATGAATTCCTGTCGCCGATCTCCAACCAGCGCAGCGATCGCTGGGGCGGCAGCCTGGAAAACCGGATGCGGTTGATCGTGACGGTGGCGAAGGCGGTGCGCGCGGCGCTGCCGCAGCGGATGTTCGTCGGCGTGCGCCTTTCGGCCTCGGAATGGGTCGAGCGCGACAGCTTCCATGTCGACGAGGCGGTCGAGGTCGCCAAGGCGCTGAAGGCGGTGGGCGTCGTCTATATCTGCGCCTCGACCGGCGGCAACGCCCATGACGCGAAGATCCCGATCGGGCCGCTCTATCAGGTTGAATTCGCGGAAAAAATCCGCGCTGGCGCCGATATCGTCACCCGCGCCGTCGGGCTGATCACCACCCCGGCCGAGGCGGAAGGGCTTCTGCGCGACGGCCGGGCCGACATGGTGGCGCTCGCCCGCGCCATCCTCGCCGATCCGCGCTGGCCCTGGCGCGCCGCCTATGAGCTGGGCGCGGAGGCCTATGCCCCGCCGCAATATCAGCGCAGCCTGACGACCATGAAGCACTGGGTCGCCGAGCCGGACGACGCGTAG
- the mepA gene encoding penicillin-insensitive murein endopeptidase, with the protein MLKKPIRALALSILLPVFAVAPAMAESIDTTPAKILFSDVKTPIPLEARAIGSYAKGCLAGAVALPVNGKDWQAMRLSRNRNWGTPELIAFTEKLAHDAKRQDGWPGLLVGDMGQPRGGPALTGHASHQIGLDVDLWLTPMPNRLLSREEREKMSATSMVNEKARVIDRSVWTQGQVKLIRRAALDPRVARIFVNAAIKKALCEDTRGDRGWLNKVRPWWGHTYHFHVRLDCPPGMASCVPQKAPPPGDGCGPELDAWLQPPKPPKTPTKPTKPAVKPRPMLLADLPAACRQVLIGAPPGMTPEPATVPMAYDAAPPADIENPADAPVTGTLH; encoded by the coding sequence ATGCTGAAAAAGCCGATCCGCGCGCTGGCGCTTTCGATCCTGCTGCCGGTTTTCGCCGTCGCGCCCGCCATGGCGGAATCGATCGACACGACACCGGCCAAGATCCTGTTCAGCGACGTCAAGACGCCGATCCCGCTCGAGGCGCGCGCCATCGGCTCCTATGCCAAGGGCTGCCTCGCGGGCGCCGTCGCCCTGCCTGTCAACGGCAAGGACTGGCAGGCCATGCGCCTGTCGCGCAACCGCAACTGGGGCACGCCGGAGCTGATCGCCTTCACGGAAAAGCTCGCCCATGACGCCAAGCGCCAGGATGGCTGGCCGGGTCTTCTGGTCGGTGACATGGGCCAGCCGCGCGGCGGCCCGGCGCTGACAGGCCATGCCAGCCACCAGATCGGCCTCGATGTCGACCTCTGGCTGACGCCGATGCCCAACCGCCTGCTTTCGCGCGAGGAGCGCGAGAAGATGTCGGCGACCTCAATGGTCAACGAGAAGGCCCGTGTGATCGACCGCTCGGTCTGGACGCAGGGCCAGGTCAAGCTGATCCGCCGCGCCGCGCTCGATCCCAGGGTGGCGCGCATCTTCGTCAACGCGGCGATCAAGAAGGCGCTTTGCGAGGATACACGCGGTGATCGCGGCTGGCTCAACAAGGTCCGCCCCTGGTGGGGCCACACCTACCACTTCCACGTCCGGCTGGATTGCCCGCCCGGCATGGCGAGCTGCGTGCCGCAGAAGGCGCCGCCTCCGGGCGATGGCTGCGGACCGGAGCTCGACGCCTGGCTGCAGCCGCCCAAGCCGCCGAAGACCCCGACCAAGCCGACCAAGCCCGCCGTCAAGCCGCGGCCGATGCTGCTGGCCGACCTGCCGGCAGCATGCCGCCAGGTGCTGATCGGCGCGCCTCCCGGCATGACGCCGGAGCCGGCCACCGTGCCCATGGCCTATGACGCCGCCCCGCCGGCCGACATCGAGAACCCCGCCGACGCGCCGGTGACCGGAACGCTGCACTAG
- a CDS encoding peroxiredoxin, with protein sequence MALNLGDVVPDFTADTTEGKISFHEWLGNDWGVLFSHPKNFTPVCTTELGAVAKLKPGFERRGVKVIGLSVDQLSNHGQWIDDIRDATGATLNFPLIADHDKNVANLYGMIHPNASDTTTVRSVFVIGPDKKLKLTLTYPASTGRNFDEILRVIDSLQLTSKFSVATPVDWKQGEDVIIVPSVSDEAAKEKFPGGWKTLKPYLRVVPQPKVGESV encoded by the coding sequence ATGGCACTCAATCTGGGGGACGTGGTCCCCGATTTCACCGCCGACACGACCGAGGGCAAGATCTCGTTCCACGAGTGGCTCGGCAATGACTGGGGCGTTCTGTTCTCGCATCCGAAGAACTTCACCCCGGTCTGTACCACCGAGCTCGGCGCGGTCGCCAAGCTGAAGCCGGGTTTCGAACGGCGCGGCGTCAAGGTCATCGGCCTTTCCGTCGACCAGCTTTCCAATCACGGCCAGTGGATCGACGACATCCGCGACGCCACCGGCGCGACGCTCAACTTTCCGCTGATCGCCGACCACGACAAGAACGTCGCCAACCTCTACGGCATGATCCATCCGAACGCCTCCGACACCACGACGGTCCGCTCGGTCTTCGTCATCGGTCCCGACAAGAAGCTCAAGCTGACGCTGACCTATCCGGCATCGACCGGGCGGAATTTTGACGAGATCCTGCGCGTCATCGACAGCCTGCAGCTGACCTCGAAGTTCTCGGTGGCGACGCCGGTCGACTGGAAGCAGGGCGAGGACGTGATCATCGTCCCCTCGGTCTCCGACGAAGCGGCCAAGGAGAAGTTCCCGGGCGGCTGGAAGACGCTGAAGCCCTATCTGCGCGTCGTGCCACAGCCCAAGGTCGGCGAATCCGTCTGA